The following proteins are encoded in a genomic region of Sorangiineae bacterium MSr12523:
- a CDS encoding fumarate reductase/succinate dehydrogenase flavoprotein subunit, whose translation METESMEANVTHADIVVVGGGSAGCTAAIHAQQRLPRGRVVLLEKAHIKRSGAIAIGMDGLNNAIIPGFATPEQYVKEITMANDGIVNQRAILEYAVNSYPMIEQLDKWGVKFQKTESGAFDVKKVHHKGAYVLPMPEGYDLKKILTRVVMRSGVKIINRMMATRLLTDGGRIAGVMGFDVRDGRFEIIVAKAVILCCGASGRLGLPASGYLYGTYENPSNAGDGYSLAYHAGAELTGIECFQINPLIKDYNGPACAYVTGPLGGHTVNAKGHRFIQSDYWSGQMMMEFYKELHSENGPVYLKLDHLAPETLTEIEQVLHRTERPSRGRFHAGRGHTYGEDLVEMHISEIGLCSGHSASGVWVDERGETTVEGLYAAGDMACVPHNYLLGAMTYGRICAEHALERIAGSDEPRIDEEAVAAERTRIFGPLERPNGIPHHQYEYKVRRLVNDYLQPPKTGTRMDLGLTYFRRAEDELGEVGATNPHELMRVVECGFIRDCAEMAAVASLHRKESRWGLYHHRLDYPKLDNERWFVHVNLRKDENGRVAVIERPVAPYVVPMNDDELKGYHGLRIPAQESASP comes from the coding sequence ATGGAGACGGAGTCGATGGAGGCAAACGTCACGCACGCCGACATCGTGGTGGTCGGAGGAGGCAGCGCAGGCTGCACGGCGGCCATTCACGCGCAACAGCGGCTCCCCCGCGGCCGCGTCGTCCTTCTGGAAAAAGCGCACATCAAGCGAAGCGGTGCCATTGCCATTGGCATGGATGGCCTGAACAACGCCATCATCCCTGGTTTTGCGACGCCCGAGCAGTACGTCAAAGAGATCACGATGGCCAACGACGGCATCGTGAACCAGAGGGCCATTCTCGAATACGCCGTCAACAGCTACCCCATGATCGAGCAGCTCGACAAATGGGGGGTCAAATTCCAAAAGACCGAATCCGGCGCATTCGACGTCAAAAAAGTGCACCACAAAGGCGCCTACGTGCTCCCCATGCCCGAGGGCTACGATCTGAAAAAGATCCTCACCCGTGTGGTCATGCGCAGTGGGGTCAAAATCATCAATCGCATGATGGCCACCCGCCTTTTGACCGACGGAGGCCGCATCGCCGGGGTCATGGGCTTCGACGTGCGCGATGGCCGCTTCGAAATCATCGTGGCCAAGGCCGTCATCCTCTGCTGCGGCGCCTCGGGCCGCCTGGGCCTACCCGCATCGGGGTATTTGTACGGCACCTACGAAAATCCATCCAACGCCGGCGATGGATATTCCCTCGCCTACCACGCGGGCGCCGAGTTGACGGGCATCGAGTGCTTCCAGATCAACCCGCTCATCAAAGACTACAATGGCCCTGCGTGCGCCTACGTCACGGGCCCACTCGGTGGCCACACGGTCAATGCCAAAGGGCATCGATTCATCCAGAGCGACTATTGGAGCGGGCAAATGATGATGGAGTTCTACAAGGAGCTCCACTCCGAGAACGGCCCGGTCTACCTCAAATTGGATCACCTCGCCCCGGAGACGCTGACCGAAATCGAACAAGTGCTCCACCGCACCGAGCGCCCGAGCCGCGGACGCTTCCACGCGGGCCGCGGGCACACGTACGGGGAAGACCTGGTGGAAATGCACATTTCCGAGATTGGACTGTGCAGCGGCCATAGCGCGTCGGGCGTCTGGGTCGACGAGCGCGGAGAGACCACGGTCGAGGGCCTTTACGCAGCCGGCGACATGGCCTGCGTGCCGCACAATTACCTCTTGGGCGCGATGACCTATGGGCGCATTTGCGCCGAACACGCACTCGAGCGCATCGCCGGGAGCGACGAACCGCGCATCGACGAAGAGGCGGTGGCCGCCGAGCGCACGCGCATCTTCGGGCCGCTCGAAAGGCCCAACGGCATCCCGCACCATCAATACGAGTACAAGGTGCGTCGCCTGGTGAACGACTACCTGCAGCCTCCGAAAACGGGGACGCGCATGGATCTGGGCCTCACCTATTTCCGCCGCGCCGAGGACGAACTCGGGGAGGTGGGCGCGACCAATCCGCACGAACTGATGCGCGTGGTCGAGTGCGGATTCATCCGCGATTGCGCGGAAATGGCCGCCGTCGCCTCGCTGCATCGAAAAGAGAGCCGCTGGGGCCTGTACCACCACCGGCTCGATTATCCGAAGCTCGACAACGAGCGCTGGTTCGTGCACGTGAATCTGCGCAAGGACGAGAACGGACGCGTGGCCGTCATCGAGCGGCCCGTCGCGCCGTACGTGGTGCCGATGAACGATGACGAATTGAAGGGCTACCACGGCCTTCGCATCCCCGCGCAGGAGAGCGCCTCGCCATGA
- a CDS encoding ferredoxin family protein, producing the protein MRNLDNREQVKSEQARHVGRAQTSVRLDVPVVVDLGKCIKGCRICIDSCPVDCLAVDPNTGKAHMKNDECWYCLACEIDCPKDAITVKIPFLLR; encoded by the coding sequence ATGAGAAATCTCGACAACCGCGAGCAGGTGAAGTCGGAACAAGCGCGGCACGTCGGACGCGCGCAGACGTCCGTGCGACTCGACGTGCCCGTCGTGGTGGACCTCGGCAAGTGCATCAAAGGCTGCCGTATTTGCATCGATTCGTGCCCCGTCGATTGCCTCGCCGTCGACCCGAACACGGGCAAGGCGCACATGAAAAACGACGAGTGCTGGTACTGCCTGGCCTGCGAGATCGACTGCCCCAAGGACGCCATCACCGTCAAAATCCCGTTTCTCTTGCGTTAG
- a CDS encoding HEAT repeat domain-containing protein — protein sequence MAVEFAPSFLSRLTDPDASIRQLALIELEWLSSSDAVAGEELFEVLVAKVRDPDPTVRSLAVARLEDLGDARAVPALVSALEDEDEKVRETALTALREFRTEAGAAALLPGMAHPSAQVREAVIIALREHRDPRAVEPLLRATADESPRVRREAVVTLAYLRRPESVSALRERLRDPEASVRKVAIGALDFFNSPALVPDFIEVLRDDDWQVRREAAIVLGRSKVSQGIPALLEALEDRYWQVRKEAISSLGKLGATAASGALIALLHDDTPDIRKAAAQALGELRARSAAPTLTRLANDADAEVRKAARHALGLLLVLVLFVLGGCKRSEGEKPQEVIRISFGVQDSTISCATGGILVRELGLLDKYLPKTGRYANAKYEVEWKSFTSGPPITTDMVAGKIDIGLLGDFPSVANADAFRKLGKHSYYTAIIAGSVDGNGNAVLVPSDSPVTSLSELKGKQISVPFGSSAHGTLVRAIRDLGWDPDKDVTLVSQAPEVGGTALRGHKIDAHADFVPYGELFQFRKYARKIYEGGTAHVPTSVGVVARDEFADRYPEVLVGYLRATLEADRLFTEEPEKYSELVQKVSGVDAEVVYMFQGPLGLQTRDYTLKPEYRKGLETAVATLALLKKDLNVDVNAFVVDRFIRQAAKESGLDYDARIRNYAPLPIAGVDITEPKLVAQIWVKDEPKVRAYATIGAALSALGELTAGGKSTRAFYVHDRNTGSKLFADFAYFVRSGSEIAAFLLKKDAETWSRGHGNAPVVSFDGLRKS from the coding sequence ATGGCTGTGGAATTCGCGCCGTCTTTCTTGTCCCGATTGACGGATCCCGACGCGAGCATCCGCCAACTCGCGCTCATCGAGCTCGAATGGCTCTCGTCCTCCGACGCGGTGGCTGGTGAAGAGCTCTTCGAGGTCCTCGTGGCCAAGGTGCGCGATCCCGATCCCACCGTGCGCTCGCTTGCCGTGGCACGCCTGGAGGACTTGGGCGATGCGCGCGCGGTGCCTGCGTTGGTCAGCGCACTGGAGGACGAGGACGAAAAGGTGCGCGAGACCGCCCTCACCGCGCTGCGAGAATTTCGCACCGAGGCGGGGGCCGCGGCGCTGCTTCCGGGCATGGCCCACCCCAGTGCGCAGGTGCGCGAAGCCGTGATCATCGCGCTGCGCGAGCATCGGGATCCGCGCGCCGTCGAGCCTCTGCTGCGTGCCACGGCGGACGAGTCCCCGCGCGTGCGCCGCGAGGCCGTGGTGACCTTGGCGTACCTGCGCCGCCCGGAGTCCGTGTCCGCTCTGCGCGAGCGGCTGCGCGATCCCGAAGCGTCGGTGCGCAAAGTGGCCATCGGCGCGCTCGACTTTTTCAATTCGCCGGCGTTGGTGCCGGACTTCATCGAGGTCCTCCGCGACGACGATTGGCAAGTGCGCCGCGAGGCGGCCATCGTCCTGGGCCGATCCAAGGTCAGCCAGGGCATTCCGGCCTTGCTCGAGGCGCTGGAAGATCGCTATTGGCAGGTGCGCAAAGAGGCCATTTCGAGCCTGGGCAAACTCGGCGCCACGGCGGCCTCCGGCGCGCTGATCGCACTGCTCCACGACGACACACCCGACATTCGCAAGGCCGCCGCACAGGCCCTGGGCGAACTCCGGGCCCGCAGCGCCGCCCCCACGCTCACGCGCCTGGCCAACGACGCCGACGCCGAGGTGCGCAAGGCCGCGCGGCACGCGCTCGGGTTGCTTCTGGTCCTGGTGCTCTTCGTGCTTGGCGGCTGCAAACGCAGCGAGGGCGAAAAGCCGCAGGAGGTCATTCGCATTTCGTTCGGGGTCCAGGACAGCACCATCAGCTGCGCCACCGGAGGCATCCTCGTGCGCGAGCTTGGCCTATTGGACAAATACCTCCCCAAAACGGGCCGCTACGCGAATGCCAAGTACGAAGTAGAATGGAAGAGCTTCACCTCTGGACCGCCCATCACCACGGACATGGTCGCGGGCAAAATCGATATCGGACTGCTGGGCGATTTCCCATCCGTGGCCAATGCCGACGCCTTCCGCAAGCTGGGGAAGCACAGCTACTACACCGCCATCATCGCCGGCAGCGTGGATGGCAACGGCAATGCCGTTTTGGTGCCCTCCGACTCACCCGTGACCAGCTTGAGTGAGCTCAAAGGCAAGCAGATCTCCGTCCCCTTTGGCTCGTCGGCGCATGGCACCTTGGTGCGCGCCATCCGCGATCTGGGGTGGGATCCCGACAAAGACGTGACCTTGGTCTCGCAGGCCCCCGAGGTCGGCGGCACCGCCCTGCGCGGCCACAAAATCGACGCGCACGCGGATTTCGTGCCCTATGGCGAACTGTTTCAGTTCCGCAAATACGCCCGCAAGATCTACGAGGGCGGCACGGCCCACGTCCCCACGTCGGTCGGCGTGGTGGCGCGCGACGAGTTCGCCGATCGCTACCCCGAGGTGCTCGTGGGCTATTTGCGCGCGACCCTGGAGGCCGATCGCCTCTTCACCGAGGAACCCGAGAAGTACAGTGAGCTCGTTCAAAAGGTGTCGGGCGTCGATGCCGAAGTCGTTTACATGTTCCAAGGCCCGCTGGGCCTTCAGACCCGCGATTACACGCTGAAACCGGAATACCGCAAAGGCCTGGAAACCGCCGTTGCGACGCTGGCGCTGTTGAAGAAGGACTTGAACGTCGACGTGAACGCCTTCGTCGTCGACCGCTTCATCCGCCAGGCGGCCAAAGAGTCGGGGCTCGATTACGACGCCCGCATTCGCAATTACGCGCCGCTGCCCATCGCCGGTGTCGACATCACCGAGCCCAAGCTCGTCGCTCAGATCTGGGTCAAGGACGAGCCCAAGGTTCGGGCCTACGCGACCATCGGCGCGGCGCTCTCTGCGCTGGGCGAGCTCACGGCGGGGGGCAAATCCACGCGCGCCTTCTACGTGCACGACCGAAACACCGGCTCGAAGCTGTTCGCAGACTTCGCCTATTTCGTGCGCTCCGGAAGCGAGATTGCCGCCTTCCTCCTCAAGAAGGACGCCGAAACCTGGTCCCGCGGCCATGGCAACGCCCCCGTCGTCTCTTTCGACGGACTGCGCAAATCATGA
- a CDS encoding ABC transporter permease, translating to MNRRHLVRVASVLAAIVLWQIVSSRHVDARFINFGNVPAPTDVAQATWSFLQSPKVLHHFKNSILRVFSGFGAATILGIALGVAVGRSKRIEDIVLPTIETLRPIPAVAWIPLAILMFPTTEGSILFITFIGALFPIVLNTIHGIEALDPRLILASRSLGANTWSVLREIILPGALPSIVTGLRLGMGASWLCLVTAEMIAGQYGIGYYTWESYNLQRYPDIVVGMLFIGVFGMVSSALINRLGMWLMPWYRPSEGTT from the coding sequence ATGAACCGCCGCCACCTCGTCCGAGTCGCCTCCGTCCTCGCGGCCATCGTCCTATGGCAAATCGTCTCCTCGCGGCACGTGGACGCGCGCTTCATCAACTTCGGCAACGTGCCCGCCCCCACCGACGTGGCGCAGGCCACGTGGTCCTTCTTGCAATCGCCGAAGGTGCTCCATCACTTCAAAAATAGCATCCTGCGCGTCTTCAGCGGCTTTGGTGCGGCCACCATCCTCGGCATTGCGCTGGGCGTCGCCGTCGGCCGGTCCAAGCGCATCGAGGACATCGTCCTTCCCACCATCGAGACCTTGCGGCCCATTCCGGCCGTCGCCTGGATTCCGCTGGCCATTCTCATGTTCCCCACCACCGAGGGGAGTATCCTGTTCATCACCTTCATCGGCGCGCTCTTCCCCATCGTTTTGAACACGATCCACGGCATCGAAGCCCTCGATCCGCGCCTCATTCTCGCCTCGCGCAGCCTCGGCGCCAACACGTGGAGCGTCCTGCGCGAAATCATCCTTCCCGGCGCATTGCCCAGCATCGTCACCGGCCTGCGCCTCGGCATGGGTGCATCGTGGCTTTGCCTGGTCACCGCGGAGATGATCGCCGGCCAATACGGCATTGGGTATTACACCTGGGAGTCGTACAACCTGCAGCGCTACCCGGATATCGTCGTGGGAATGCTCTTCATCGGCGTCTTCGGCATGGTGAGCAGTGCGCTCATCAACCGACTCGGCATGTGGCTCATGCCTTGGTACCGCCCCAGCGAGGGAACGACATGA
- a CDS encoding ABC transporter ATP-binding protein: MSEGARVQFRNATLAFGDGARRIEAVHDLTLDIAPGEFFCIVGPSGCGKSTLLKAIAGYLRPERGEVLVDGRASKEPGPDRGMVSQQHTLFPWRTALDNVAFGPKMRGIPAPERKDAAARLLGEMGLSGFERSYPSQLSGGMQQRVEIARALINEPKVLLLDEPFSALDAETRRVMQELVLSIWQARKLTIVFVTHDIDEAMFLADRILVLSRRPSEVRADLPVAYERPRTLDIAASADFVAIKRRCLELVREGSSGGKFALG, translated from the coding sequence ATGAGCGAGGGCGCCCGCGTCCAATTTCGAAACGCCACCCTGGCCTTCGGCGACGGAGCACGCCGCATCGAGGCCGTGCACGACCTCACCTTGGACATCGCCCCAGGTGAGTTCTTTTGCATCGTCGGCCCATCGGGTTGCGGCAAGTCCACGTTGCTCAAGGCCATCGCCGGCTACCTCCGCCCGGAGCGCGGCGAGGTCCTCGTCGACGGCCGCGCCTCGAAGGAGCCCGGCCCCGACCGCGGCATGGTCTCGCAGCAGCACACCCTCTTTCCATGGCGCACGGCCCTCGACAACGTCGCCTTCGGGCCGAAAATGCGCGGAATCCCCGCCCCCGAGCGAAAAGACGCCGCCGCGCGTCTCCTCGGCGAAATGGGCCTTTCCGGCTTCGAGCGGAGCTACCCATCGCAGCTCTCCGGCGGCATGCAGCAGCGGGTGGAGATCGCGCGGGCCTTGATCAACGAGCCGAAAGTCCTTCTGCTCGACGAACCGTTCAGCGCCCTCGATGCCGAAACGAGGCGGGTGATGCAGGAGCTCGTGCTCTCCATCTGGCAGGCGCGCAAGCTCACCATCGTCTTCGTCACGCACGACATCGACGAGGCCATGTTCCTCGCCGACCGCATTCTCGTTCTGAGCCGCCGCCCCAGCGAGGTGCGGGCCGACCTCCCCGTCGCCTACGAGAGGCCGCGCACCCTCGACATCGCCGCCTCGGCGGACTTCGTGGCCATCAAACGCCGCTGCCTGGAGCTCGTCCGGGAGGGTTCGAGTGGAGGAAAATTCGCCTTAGGTTAG
- a CDS encoding M4 family metallopeptidase, whose translation MPSIITGNFGTKQGNGLTAADIQNVVAAIAPIFRANVDQLAFKNAQVDGLGDEHFRFTQQKNGRPVLGGDLTVHVRNGVAYSANGTVRDDLDAPSTAKISADRAIEIAKAQYPTITDVAATAKEGDLVYLRGVDRLDLVYNVTVTGTKADQTPINDSVYVNASDGRILLSVPHVYTAKNRELHDAQNTQTLPGALVRVEGGDPHSDVVVNNNYDRLGTTWDAYKELFNRDSFDNNGAKLLSTVHYGVQYVNAFWNSTQMVYGDGDGVNASNLANSLDVTAHELTHAVTEKTSNLIYSGESGGLNESMSDIFGNVVEWYRDGKVVSANTWLVGEDIWTPNIPNDALRYMNDPAKDGDSLDWYPDYTSGVDVHYSSGISNLAFYLLSVGGKHPRNKSQLVVTGIGVEKAAQVFYRANTTLFQPSTNFEQAKALTVQAATELGYSTDEVAAVDNAWKAVGVGIPEEEPPSTLLTNGVPVTNISGASQSKLYYRLEVPAGQNLTISISSPPNSGDADLYTKFGIWPKSNRYDCRPYKTGNNEECKVEGTQGGVYWIMLHGYSAYSAVTLTAKYEAPPPPGRLVINEVEYDEVGSTDRQEFIEILNVGGLPVNLADHKLYLVDGEGSTGDTLYSIVDLSTAGTLNPGQYLVVGDADVAVPAGVKKITFHGLYNQIENGNPDGVAIATSTTLVDALSYGGLITTAPLPGVGNVSLVEGARTTAKDSNTVARSLSRLPNGTDTNNAASDWKATPNVTPGAANN comes from the coding sequence GTGCCCAGCATCATCACTGGCAACTTCGGGACCAAGCAAGGTAACGGCCTCACGGCGGCGGACATTCAGAATGTCGTCGCGGCGATTGCGCCGATCTTCCGCGCCAACGTCGACCAACTTGCTTTCAAGAACGCGCAGGTGGATGGCCTGGGCGACGAACACTTCCGCTTCACGCAGCAGAAGAACGGCCGCCCCGTTCTCGGCGGCGACTTGACGGTTCACGTCCGCAACGGCGTCGCCTACAGCGCGAACGGCACGGTCCGTGACGATCTCGATGCCCCCTCCACGGCGAAAATCTCTGCCGATCGCGCCATCGAAATCGCCAAGGCGCAGTACCCGACCATCACGGACGTTGCCGCCACCGCCAAGGAAGGGGACCTCGTCTACCTCCGCGGCGTGGACCGGCTCGACCTCGTCTACAACGTCACGGTGACCGGCACCAAGGCCGACCAGACGCCGATCAACGACTCGGTGTACGTCAACGCCTCCGACGGCCGCATTCTCCTCAGCGTTCCGCACGTCTACACCGCGAAGAACCGCGAGCTGCACGACGCCCAGAACACGCAGACCCTGCCCGGCGCCCTCGTTCGCGTCGAGGGTGGCGATCCCCACTCCGACGTCGTCGTGAACAACAACTACGACCGCCTCGGCACCACCTGGGACGCGTACAAAGAACTCTTCAACCGCGACTCGTTCGACAACAACGGCGCGAAACTCCTCAGCACCGTCCACTACGGTGTCCAGTACGTCAACGCGTTCTGGAACAGCACGCAGATGGTCTACGGCGACGGCGACGGCGTGAACGCCTCGAACCTCGCCAACTCGCTCGACGTCACGGCGCACGAGCTCACCCACGCGGTCACCGAGAAGACCTCGAACCTCATCTACTCGGGTGAGTCGGGCGGCTTGAACGAGTCGATGTCCGACATCTTCGGAAACGTCGTCGAGTGGTACCGCGACGGCAAGGTCGTCAGCGCCAACACGTGGCTCGTGGGCGAGGACATCTGGACGCCGAACATCCCGAATGACGCCCTCCGCTACATGAACGATCCGGCCAAGGACGGCGACTCGCTCGACTGGTACCCGGATTACACGAGCGGTGTCGACGTTCACTACAGCTCGGGCATCTCGAACCTCGCGTTCTACCTGCTCTCCGTGGGCGGCAAGCACCCGCGCAACAAGTCGCAGCTCGTCGTCACGGGCATCGGCGTCGAGAAGGCCGCGCAGGTCTTCTACCGCGCCAACACGACGCTCTTCCAGCCCTCGACGAACTTCGAGCAGGCGAAGGCGCTGACCGTGCAGGCCGCGACGGAACTCGGCTACTCCACCGACGAAGTCGCCGCTGTCGACAACGCGTGGAAGGCCGTCGGCGTGGGCATCCCGGAGGAGGAGCCGCCGTCGACGCTGCTCACCAACGGCGTGCCGGTGACGAACATCAGCGGCGCCTCGCAGTCCAAGCTCTACTACCGCCTCGAAGTGCCGGCGGGTCAGAACTTGACCATCTCGATCAGCTCACCGCCCAACTCGGGTGATGCGGACCTCTACACGAAATTCGGCATCTGGCCGAAGTCGAACCGCTACGATTGCCGTCCGTACAAGACCGGCAACAACGAGGAATGCAAGGTCGAGGGCACGCAAGGTGGCGTGTACTGGATCATGCTGCACGGCTACTCCGCGTACTCCGCGGTCACCCTCACCGCGAAGTACGAGGCGCCGCCGCCTCCAGGCCGCCTCGTGATCAACGAGGTCGAGTACGACGAGGTTGGCTCGACGGATCGCCAGGAATTCATCGAGATCCTCAACGTGGGTGGCCTCCCGGTCAACCTCGCGGATCACAAGCTCTATCTCGTCGATGGTGAGGGCAGCACGGGCGACACCCTCTACTCGATCGTCGACCTCTCGACGGCGGGCACGCTCAACCCGGGCCAGTACCTCGTCGTGGGCGACGCCGACGTCGCCGTCCCCGCCGGCGTGAAGAAGATCACCTTCCACGGCTTGTACAATCAGATCGAGAACGGCAATCCCGACGGCGTTGCCATCGCCACGTCCACGACGCTGGTCGATGCGCTCTCCTACGGTGGCCTCATCACCACGGCGCCGCTCCCCGGCGTGGGCAACGTGAGCCTCGTCGAAGGCGCGCGCACCACGGCGAAGGATAGCAACACGGTGGCTCGCTCCCTGAGCCGCCTCCCCAACGGCACCGACACGAACAACGCCGCCTCCGACTGGAAAGCGACGCCGAACGTCACGCCGGGCGCTGCGAACAACTAG
- a CDS encoding M4 family metallopeptidase — protein MRSLKLDRTFRLIGLFGVVALAAACSASDRSDEGTEGSGQQDKGAIGQEIQAALDALPSASVADRGPGGVPNFITGNLGAAVSGNGNAADVQNVLSAVAPAFRASADQLRLRTAVTDIQGGVHYRFTQFKNGREVIGGELIVHTNNGVAYAANGSARADLSAPADAKISAQAAVAKASGLAASYVNNLSASAAPELFYYRQDDRLDLVYKTQVKGTEANGTPIVDDVFVNAVDGSVVARHPRIHTAKNREVHNLNHGTSLPGPLARAEGGAANSDAVVNNNYDHLGTVYDVYKNDFGRDSFDGTGGKLISSVHYSNNYVNAFWNGTQMVYGDGDGVQASNLANSLDVTGHELTHAVTERTSNLTYSGQSGGLNEATSDIFGAYIEWVRDGRGTPKNETTWTVGDDVWTPSTPGDGLRYMYDPKKDGSSIDWAPDFANQDVHYTSGVPNLAFFLLSVGGKHPRDKSTVQVPGIGIEKAAKIFFTANTTIWTSSTNYAAAKTGTAQAAQQLYGAGSAEVDAVNKAWEAVGVGATTPPPTATEIFNNTPVSGISGASKSSKLYKITVPSGRSSFKVTTTGSSSGSGDADLYVKFGAAPTTSSYDKASESYTRNESVSFSGSAVKAGTWYILVYGYSSYSGVTLTAAY, from the coding sequence ATGCGTAGTCTCAAACTTGATCGTACGTTTCGTCTCATTGGTCTCTTCGGTGTCGTTGCCTTGGCAGCAGCTTGCTCGGCCTCGGACCGCAGCGATGAGGGGACGGAAGGTAGTGGGCAACAAGATAAGGGTGCAATTGGCCAAGAGATTCAGGCAGCCCTAGACGCGCTCCCCAGCGCGTCGGTCGCGGATAGAGGTCCTGGTGGAGTTCCGAACTTCATCACCGGCAATCTCGGCGCCGCGGTGTCGGGCAACGGAAACGCCGCCGACGTACAGAACGTCCTCTCGGCAGTGGCACCAGCTTTCCGCGCCAGCGCGGACCAACTCCGCCTCAGGACCGCAGTGACCGACATCCAGGGCGGGGTGCATTATCGCTTTACGCAATTCAAGAATGGGCGCGAAGTCATCGGCGGTGAACTGATCGTTCACACGAACAATGGTGTAGCGTATGCCGCCAATGGCAGTGCGCGCGCCGACCTTTCGGCACCGGCTGACGCGAAAATCTCCGCGCAGGCGGCGGTCGCGAAGGCCAGCGGCCTCGCAGCTTCTTACGTCAACAATCTGTCCGCAAGCGCCGCGCCGGAACTCTTCTACTACCGGCAGGACGACCGCCTCGATCTGGTTTACAAGACCCAGGTCAAAGGCACCGAGGCCAATGGCACGCCGATTGTCGACGACGTCTTCGTCAACGCGGTCGACGGCTCGGTGGTCGCGCGCCATCCGCGCATCCACACGGCCAAGAACCGCGAGGTCCACAATCTGAATCACGGCACCAGCCTCCCTGGCCCATTGGCGCGTGCAGAGGGCGGAGCGGCCAATTCCGATGCCGTCGTGAACAACAACTACGACCACCTCGGCACGGTCTACGACGTCTACAAGAACGACTTCGGTCGCGACTCGTTCGACGGAACGGGCGGCAAGCTGATTAGCTCCGTCCACTACAGCAACAACTACGTCAATGCGTTCTGGAACGGAACGCAGATGGTCTACGGCGACGGCGACGGTGTCCAGGCATCGAATCTCGCCAACTCGCTCGACGTCACCGGTCACGAGTTGACCCACGCCGTCACCGAGCGCACCTCCAACCTGACCTACTCGGGTCAGTCGGGCGGCTTGAACGAGGCGACGTCGGACATCTTCGGCGCCTACATCGAATGGGTCCGCGACGGCCGCGGCACGCCGAAGAACGAGACGACGTGGACCGTCGGCGACGACGTCTGGACGCCCAGCACGCCAGGCGATGGCCTCCGTTACATGTACGATCCGAAGAAGGACGGCAGCTCCATCGACTGGGCACCGGACTTCGCGAACCAGGACGTGCACTACACCTCGGGCGTCCCGAACCTCGCGTTCTTCCTCCTCTCGGTGGGCGGCAAGCACCCGCGCGACAAATCCACCGTCCAGGTCCCCGGCATTGGCATCGAGAAGGCCGCCAAAATCTTCTTCACGGCCAACACGACCATCTGGACGTCGAGCACCAACTACGCGGCGGCCAAGACAGGCACCGCGCAGGCCGCGCAGCAGCTGTATGGGGCAGGTTCGGCCGAGGTCGACGCCGTGAACAAGGCGTGGGAGGCCGTCGGCGTCGGCGCCACGACTCCTCCGCCAACCGCTACGGAGATCTTCAACAACACGCCGGTCTCGGGTATTAGCGGCGCAAGCAAGTCGTCCAAGCTTTACAAGATCACTGTCCCCTCCGGCAGAAGCTCGTTCAAGGTCACCACGACGGGTTCATCCAGTGGCTCCGGCGATGCGGATCTCTACGTGAAGTTTGGTGCAGCGCCCACGACCAGCAGCTACGACAAAGCCTCGGAGAGCTACACCCGCAACGAGAGCGTTAGCTTCAGTGGCAGCGCGGTCAAAGCGGGCACCTGGTACATTTTGGTCTACGGCTACAGCTCCTACTCGGGAGTCACGCTGACGGCCGCGTACTGA